Genomic segment of Sander vitreus isolate 19-12246 chromosome 17, sanVit1, whole genome shotgun sequence:
ATTGGTGTGTGGAGGAACATTTGGCGGGCCTACAGGAAGGGCTTTGGAGGAAACATAAGAGGTGAAGGACTTGTCCTGGGTGGAGTCTTTGTCATTGGGCCTGGAGATCAGGTAGGCAGTAACTTTTATAATATTTTCTGACAAGTGCATCTGGATGTTTTAATGGGTTTTGATTGTGTCCCACCCCCCAGGGTATTCTACTGGAGCACCGCGAGAAGGAGTTTGGGGATAAAGTGAATATGCTGGAAGTACTCAGAACAGCCCGCAAAATGCAAGAAAATATGGCACGATAGACCTCAAATATGTGAATGAATGGACTGTTTGTCATTGAGACGTTATGTAATATTGGTTGCAGCATGTTGCCATTACTGTCTGCATTCTTTAAGCTAACCCAGGATTTTTTCTCTACACCATGATGTGCTCTACTTCTATTGTATTTGGAAATGTAATGCTTTTCTGGCTGCATTCACCTGTTGCTGATATGTTATACTGTGCCACAACTCTGTGGTTTATATGTGCTACTTTAACTGTTTATTGACCCACTGTCTGCAGTTCTGGTCTTGGTTGTGTGATGGTcttctgtgtgttttaatgaagATTTGTTTCTAAACTCTGCTGAGAGAACAGATCTGATGCTAGCACACACATCCAACACTTTTAGCAAGACAGGCCTGACATGAGGGAGCTTGAACCGTTGGAGTGATTAACGCATTTTGTGTTTTGCCATGTAATAAACTACTAAACCAGTCATGCTGGAAAAAGATTATCTGCATATTTACCTGTCCGCGTGCATTCTTTTCCCATGACTTGCTCCTTCACATTCATGTCAAAGTTGAAATCTTCTTTGCCAGCCATCTTGCTCGATTAGTTTCCCTGCTCCTTAGACGTTTAGTACGCCTGCGCCAAAATCTGTTTACAAAACGCTCGTTCAGAGAGGTGCTGCTTGTCGCTTCATTGATTCTGGTGAGTGCTCCTTTATTACGAAACTACTCCATTGACTTTATATGACAGTAACAGCTTCTGAACAGGTGCACCCGCTTCAGGAACACCTGCTATCTCCAGGCCCAGACTCTATAAACCAAAGGCTAAACCGTTAGCTGAGCTAACTGCTAATTTATTGATCGTATGCCACGACACTTGTCTCCGTGCCAACTTTGTAGGACACTGAACGTATTGATTATATAACCACCATCaccatatttatttaaaaaaatatcaagaCGTATTCGGTTACAATTTTAAGTGTAGTGTGTAGAGCCATCAGGTAGACTACTGTCATTGATTGATTAACGTCACACATGACATTGGTAGCATTAAGGTCATTATCTGCATTATTGTGTCTTCCTGCGGGCTGAAAAGTGCGGTGATCGTTACTGGTTTTATCTATTTTAGTTACCTCATCTTTAATGTAGCTAAGTTAGTTGAGGAAGAAGTAGtcggatcctttacttaaagtaaaagtaggaaagtaaataaaaaatgttaagtaaaatctttgcattcaaagttacctatgaaattattttatacaaaatattaagccggaacaaacacaaatacaaatacaataccaactacacacagctgctggactattaataaaaataacagcACATTAAATCTGCAGTCGACGTATAATAATTTGAAGTATCCTAGATGCCCGCAGCTTCCTTAAAACTTAATTTTAGGCATCGTTGGGCAAAGATTCCATGATAATCTTTCAACATATTGTAATGCAAGTAGTCTGAGAGAaaactttatatatattattatatattgttatatataaCTTTATAACTTTATAGCTGTCAAAGACAAGAAACATCTAAGCAGCATTTGAATGTTGTATCTAGTTTGTGGTGGTGGAGCTAATTTCACCACATATTAGGTATGccgttgggtagtttaatctccTATAtaacaaatcatattttagaagCTGATCACATGTTTTGTATGAAAATCATTACAGTATTTTGaaactacagctgtcaaataaatgtagtatatGTAGATTATATTTGGTGAATATGTTCAAAGTGTTAGGCAATGCTACATCATGTTTGGCAGTGCCAGTGTTGACAGCTCCTCTCACTGCTTGCTCTGCACACGCATTCAAGGAATATAGACTCTTCCTTGAGTTGCAGGCGTGGGCGTCTGTCTAGGTATTGGCTGTTGctgtgatgattttttttgcgTAGCAATTTTTTCAGCCCTTTGTCCTCCCTGTCGTTAATTGTCAGAACACAAGCGCATTTAGGTCATTTACGATTCGAAACGGGATGAGCTAAATATTTCTTCACATTTTGGAAATGGAGACAAGTTAGtatatgacatttttacttttctaaTTGGTTATAAAAGATAGATTTGATCCTTCTTAAACTTgaagtcagttttttttccagtgtaataTCTGACTGGTCATATTTAATTCTCAGTGCATGAATTTCTCTGTGTACTAATTGTAAACTGActtatatttttgtgttttcactgtaatttatgtgttgatgtgtttACCACGCACGAGAGCTTCCGTGCAAGAATAGGAAGTTTGTTTGCAAGTGGAGAACTGTAGTACCTCAGTAAGATTATCAAGATAAGAAAAGGGCCTTTCGTACTTGCTTATATGGTTCTTTCATTTTGATATTGCACACTGTGGCTGGgtaataatttcattttaagcATAGCTAAAACTTGGCTAACGTTTTATCTGGGTAGTCTAATGATGAAGAAAGATGCCATGGTATTTTTCGCTCTTAAATCTGTGAAATCAAATGCAGCCTCCTTGAAAGTAGTGCTTGCAGTAGAGGTGGATTGTATTGTCTTTGAAACGGTCTGTGGCGTGGCACAAGTGGTTTAACGCTCATAGAAAAGActtgtgtttctttctttcagtgAAATCTAGTCAGAGGGTCAGACTTTGTCCACAGTCCCGATGCTGGCTCTTTCCAGGTGTTCGAGAGCTTTGAGGTGGAGACTGTCCCTGCGCTGCTCTGCCCTCTCTCTGGGGAGCAGTACCATGAGCAGCCAGCCCTCCACCGCAGCCAGGCCCCAGTTTCTAAGAACCCAGGCTGCTCTGTTTCACCAAAGTAAAGCCAAAGCCAGTCCTGACCCAAACAAGCCCGTTACAGGCAAGGACATATTTGACTGCCTACACAGCTGTTCCCTGCCATAACCCAAACTTGCAGCGTGTTCTAGAAACCGTGTTTCAGCCGTGACCTGTGCACAGTGTTTCCTTGCTTTCCACCCACTTTGTGCTGGAGTGATTCAAGACCTTCATAAAACTGAACAGTCATTAAagtacacaaaataaattattttttctgtaatttctgacattttatggatGGAACAGTTAACCCAGAAAATAATcggcagattaattgataataaaaataactgtTAGTTGCAACCCTACATTATACTGCAAGACAtcctaaagaaaaaaagaacaattaaaATACAGGTGAAAGCACAATAAACTGTACAAACAAAGGTTAGCTGTCCCAGAGCGACTCATTAAGAAACACACCAGCTGCAGTCAAATATAGCATCTACAAATGGTTTATCCTGTCATGTTGACCAGCATCCCATTTCCTTTGTAAGTATATAAACTGTTTAATCTCATGGATTGGCTTTAGATTAAAGTGATAAAATGAGACGGGGCATAAAAAGCACCTCACACAGACATAACACTACGCTCAAACACAAGCCAAAATCTGCAAGCTGGGTCTTGTTGGTCCCTCTGAGAGTGAAGAGTACGTGCAAATATCAACTAGTCTGCACATCTAGCAGCTCAGTTACAATAGGCAATGTGAAGAAAACTGCAAAAACTGTATGGTTAAATAATGTAATGTCAGAATTGTGACACATTTCTCTCCTCGTGTTGTTGCCTGTTTGTGCTGCAGTGTTGTCCTCTGAGTCCGGGCTGGAGGGGGAGCTGTTTGGGATGGGGATGTGGTCGTTGGGTCTGGGTGCTGTTGGAGCTGCGCTTGCTGGGATCTTCCTGGCCAACACTGATCTGTGTCTGCCTAAAGCTGCACAGGTGTCGCTGGAGACCCTTGAAGATGCTGACCTGCGCTCCACCATAGATGGTAGgctttctgattggctgtctaatatacagggctgtgtattggcaagaatcttgcaatacgatacgtatcacgatacatgggtcacgattcaatatattgcaatatatttcgatactgtgcgtaaggcgttatattgggattttttaaaagtataattttagaaaagctaatatttaaaaaaagacataatgttcataaaagtcaaagaagtttactttaggtaaacaattcagtacacaaactgccagtttgggattgtggtaaTATATAGTATACCgtttcttagtgagctaatgtttacatgctaaagtaggccaaagttcatccgtagctacattgttagcgtCTAGAAataagtcaggcactgctaggcactgttaggcaaggacacgtCTGTGTCtcagtggtgcgtctcagcatagccatctagcggtagggggtttaaacacaacataaacgtgtaACTCgagtgtattgatttttttcttacacccctaggtCACCTACCACAAATAAACCTGTTTGTCTCAACGCTGGCTGGTGTTAAAGCCATTGGGAGGAGAATTAACCATAGCAATAATGGAATTAACATTACATCAGCcaattccagttttcatttgtatgcaacatactgtacatgcactgAATGAGGTCTTGTGGGCTTCAAGGCAAAGCTGCTTTCTCAAATCTCCTGGTATTACAGATTACATCACTGCAATGGTCTTTGTCTGAAGCTGAAGGTCTAGTTATTGTGTTACTCTTAATACATATTGATGGTCCATGTGACCATGAACATTTAGCTTTTTCTCCATTTGAAGGCTGCATCTTTTATCTTCCACACAATGGCTTTACTGAATTTTCTTGCAGCAGTAAAATCTATGACATTTTTGTGCTTTCTTTTTATCAGAGACATGTCAGATTGGAGCCTTGTTTTAGAAaccgttttttttcttgttttgtctgcagATAACAACATCATTAAAGCTAAGAGCCTGTGGGAGAAGAATGGGGCTGTGGTCATGGCCGTACGACGACCTGGATGATTTTTGTGCAGAGAGGTGATGCATAATGTTTGTGAATGACAGAGGACAGGCTGTTACACATGACTGAaatgtatatagtgtatatgaGTAATATCTCCCCAGATGgcatgatctctctctctctctctgtaggagGCCTCTGAGCTGTCCTCTCTGAAGACCCAGCTGGAAGAGCTTGGGGTCCCTCTGGTCGCTGTGGTGAAGGAGAACATCGGCACAGAGATCCAGGACTTCAGACCGCACTTTGCTGGGGACATCTACATAGATGAAAAGGTCAGCCGTGGTAGATAACATCAGATCTTCCAGAGCCACTGTCAGAAGTGCTTACCCTGCCAGTCCATCTAAACTACATTACG
This window contains:
- the LOC144531965 gene encoding peroxiredoxin-like 2A isoform X3; this translates as MGMWSLGLGAVGAALAGIFLANTDLCLPKAAQVSLETLEDADLRSTIDDNNIIKAKSLWEKNGAVVMAVRRPGUFLCREEASELSSLKTQLEELGVPLVAVVKENIGTEIQDFRPHFAGDIYIDEKKHFYGPLQRRMGGLGFLRLGVWQNFMRAWRSGYQGNMNGEGFILGGVFVIGAGDQGILLEHHEKEFGNKVETADVLEAVKKIVPMK
- the LOC144531965 gene encoding peroxiredoxin-like 2A isoform X1, whose amino-acid sequence is MLALSRCSRALRWRLSLRCSALSLGSSTMSSQPSTAARPQFLRTQAALFHQSKAKASPDPNKPVTVLSSESGLEGELFGMGMWSLGLGAVGAALAGIFLANTDLCLPKAAQVSLETLEDADLRSTIDDNNIIKAKSLWEKNGAVVMAVRRPGUFLCREEASELSSLKTQLEELGVPLVAVVKENIGTEIQDFRPHFAGDIYIDEKKHFYGPLQRRMGGLGFLRLGVWQNFMRAWRSGYQGNMNGEGFILGGVFVIGAGDQGILLEHHEKEFGNKVETADVLEAVKKIVPMK
- the LOC144531965 gene encoding peroxiredoxin-like 2A isoform X2 — its product is METMLSSESGLEGELFGMGMWSLGLGAVGAALAGIFLANTDLCLPKAAQVSLETLEDADLRSTIDDNNIIKAKSLWEKNGAVVMAVRRPGUFLCREEASELSSLKTQLEELGVPLVAVVKENIGTEIQDFRPHFAGDIYIDEKKHFYGPLQRRMGGLGFLRLGVWQNFMRAWRSGYQGNMNGEGFILGGVFVIGAGDQGILLEHHEKEFGNKVETADVLEAVKKIVPMK